Genomic segment of Streptomyces longhuiensis:
CCTCGGTGGTGGAGAGCCCGACCGCTTCGAGGCGCCGCCAGATCTCCGGCACGTCCTCGATGCGGATCCAGTGGTACTGGATGTTCTGCCGGTCGGTGATGTCGGCGGTCCCGCGGGCGAACTCCTGCGAGATCTCGCCGATGACGCGCAGCTGCTCGGTGGTCAGCCGGCCGCCGTCGATGCGGACGCGGAGCATGAAGTACTCGTCGTCCAGCTCCTCCGGCTCCAGGATCGCGGTCTTGCCGCCGTCGATCCCGGGCTTGCGCTGGGTGTAGAGCCCCCACCAGCGCATGCGGCCCCGGAGGTCGTTGGGGTCGATGGAGTCGAAGCCGCGCTTCGAGTAGATCGTCTCAATGCGTGTCCGCACATTGAGACCGTCGTCGTCCTTCTTGAACTGCTCGTTGCCGTTGAGCGGAGTGAAGTGACCCACGGCCCACTGGCCCTCGCCGCGGTGACGGCTCACCTTGCGGCGCGGCGCGGCGGTCGTGGGCTTTTCAGGGGTGGCAGCCATGGGTGTACGTCCTTCGGGCGGGCGGAGGCTCTGACAGCTTTGACCGGCACACTTCGCGCGAGGGCGCGGCGGTGCGCAGGGTGCTGTGCGGGGAGAAAGTGCGGCGGTGCTGGTGGAGTCAGCTCACCGGACACATGGCGCTGGACATGCGGCAGAGATCGACGTGCCGCCGACTCACCAAGGCAATTCCAGCTCGATCCATGACGGAAGCGTGTCATGGGACTTTCGGCCCAGTCCACCACTGTCCACAAGATGGACAAGACTGTCTCGCATCGTGGACAGGTGTGTCGCGGGTCACTGGAGCGGACGGGAATGGACCGGAGAGAAGGGAGGGTATGGGAAGGGGCGCCGCGGTGTCCCGCGGCGCCCCTCAGGTTCTTGTCCCTGCTTTTATGCCCCGGCTACGCCCCGGGCCACGGCCCCGGCGTGGCCACCTCGGGCTCCTCCTCGACCTTCGTGTCGAAGAGGCGGAACCCGCGCCGCTCGTAGTTGGCCATCGCATGCTCACCGTCCTTGCTGCACGTGTGCAGCCAGACCCGCTTCGTCGGCGTGCGGTCCGGCCACCGCTCGGCCAGGTCCCAGGCGCGGGCCACTCCGTAAGAGAGGAGGTGGCCGCCGATGCGGCGGCCCCGGAAGGCGGGGATCAGGCCGAAGTAGACGATCTCGACGACGCCGTCGTCCTGCGCCTCCAGCTCGACGTAACCGGCCGGAGTCCCCTTCTCGTACGCCACCCATGTCTCGGTGCCCGGACGTCCCAGGACTTCCTGCCAGCGCGCGTATGTCCAGCTCAGCCGGTCGGTCCAGAGGATGTCGCCCCCGACGGAGGCGTACAGGAAGCGGCTGAACTCCGGCGAGGGCACCTCGGCGCGGACGACGCGGAGGTCGCCGCCCTCGGGTGCGGCGGCCGGCCGGAGGTCGGAGGGAGCGGTCTGCTCCAGGGACCAGGTGGTCACAGCGATGTTGCTCATACGCGTCAGGCAATCACGGGCTCCGCACCCTGGCCAAAGCCGTCCGCGATACGGGAAGATCCGCCCGCGCCATGCCACCCCCCGCACGACGCACCTGGAGGATGTTCATGCCCCGCAGGACAACGCGCCGCACACCCCGCGGTCTCCTCGCCACGGCCATCACCACCGTGGCCCTCGCGACCCTCGCCGCCCCGGCCTCCGCCACGACCGCTCCGCAGGCCGCCGTCGGCCCACAGGGCCGGATCTTCATGGTCAACCCCGTCCAGTCGTCCGGCGACCAGACCCTCACCGACACCAAGGACTCGCCGACCGCGGTGCCCGCCTCCGCCTACACCCTCGCCGCGCTGAGGAACCTCGACGCGAGCGGCGGCCTCTCGGGCAAGTGGGTCACCGTGAGATCGAACACCGGCGGCGCCGCCTCGGTCGCCGACGCCGGCACGTACGACCGTCAGGACGACCAGTTCGAGCAGGTCATGGCCTACTTCTGGGTCAACGAGGCACAGGAGTACCTGCAGAGCCTCGGCTTCGGCAGCGAGCTGCCCGGCGCCAACGACCGCGCGCAGCCGGTCCGCATCGACCAGTGGGGCGCCGATAACTCCTTCTTCACCGACAAGAAGGCCGAGATCCGCTTCGGCAAGGGCGGCGTCGACGACGCCGAGGACGCCGAGGTCGTCGTCCACGAGTACGGGCACGCCGTGCACAACGCGCAGGTCCCCGGGTTCGGCACCTCCGAGGAGGCCGGGTCCATCGGCGAGGCGTGGGGCGACTACCTCGCGGCCTCCGTCGGCGCCTACGCGGACGCCAAGTACGGCTGGCCGCACAAGACCGACCTCGCCTGTATCGCGGACTGGGACTCCGTCTCGTACACGGCCACCGCGCCGCACTGCCTGCGCCGCCTCGACACCGGCAAGACGTACGCCGACAAGGTGGGAGAGGTGCACGCGGACGGTGAGATCTGGTCCCAGGCGCTCTTCGACATCAGGGGTGCGCTCGGCGCGCGGACGGCGGACCGTGTCATCGTCAACGCGCAGTTCGGCTTCGCGCCCGACACCAGCTTCAAGGACGCGGCGCTGACGACGGTCGCGACGGCGCAGAAGATGTACGGCAAGAGCGCGGCGGACGCCGTGCGTGAGGCGTTCCAGGCCCGCGGCATCCCCGGGGTGTGAGCCGGCGCGGGGCGGCGGCCGGGCATCCGCCGCCCCGCGCGCACGCGAAAGAAGAGACCAGGGGCACCGGCCGGCGGCGGATGTCCAGGAACCCCCTCCGTAAGTCCATGGAGTCGGGCGCGGCCGGGCGGCACGCTCTGAGCCACCCGCGAGGGCTTTGTCCCTCCGGCACCCGCCACCACTCACGGAGGTCCTCATGAGACGCAGCGTCGGTACCGCGCTCGTCGCCTTCTGCGCCGCCGCGACAGCCGGCGTCACGGCCCTGGCCACCGCACCCGCCGCCACGGCCGCCGCCCCGCACAGAGCCCGCGCCCACTACGTCGACTGCCGGTCCGGCACCGGCCCGGAACGCGGCACCCGGACTGCGCCGTGGCGCACGCTCGCCGCCGTCAACGCCCAGCGTCTCGGCCCCGGCGACCAGGTACTTCTCAAGCGCGGCACCCGCTGCACGGGCACCCTCGCCCCGAACGGCGCGGGCGCCCCCGGCAGGCCCGTCCGCATCGCTCCGTACGGCAGCGGGGCGAAGCCGGTGATCGACGGCGCGGGCGCCCCCGACACCGTCCTCCTGCGCAACACGCAGTGGATCGAGGTCTCCGACCTGGAGATCACCAACGCGGCGAACCCGGGCACCAAGCGACGCGGCGTGCGCGTCGTCCTCAGCGACTACGGCACCGGCAGGCACTACCGCCTCACCGGCCTCGACATCCATGACATCCGCGGCGACGACACCAAGGACAACGACGGCTCCGCGGGCATCCTCTTCTCCGTCACCGGGTCGGCGAAGGAGACGCGCTACGACGACGTACGCGTCGAGAACAACACCCTCAGGACGGTCGACCGCGAGGGCATCTTCTTCGCCTCCAGCTGGAACCAGCGGCCCGCGATCAGCGGCTACGACCCGAACGGCCCGCACTGGGTCCCGTCCACCGGCGTCGTCGTGCGCGGCAACACCCTCGACGACCTCGGAGGTGACGGCATCGTCATGACCGCCACCAAGAACGCCCTGGTCGAGCGCAACACCCTGCACGGCTTCCAGCGGCGCTCGGCCGGATACAACGCGGGCATGTGGCCGTGGAACGCGGACGGCACCGTCTTCCAGTACAACGAGACGTCCGGCGGCGAGACGACCCGCGACGGCATGGCGTACGACGTCGACGAGGGCTCCTTCGGGACCGTCTTCCAGTACAACTACAGCCACGACAACGCGGGCGGCTTCTTCCTCGTCTGCAGCGCCGACGGAACCCTCGGCGACGCCGTGATCCGCTTCAACATCAGCCAGAACGACCATTTCAGAGGCATCGAGACCTGTCGCGGATCGTTCTCCGGGGTCCGC
This window contains:
- a CDS encoding right-handed parallel beta-helix repeat-containing protein; protein product: MRRSVGTALVAFCAAATAGVTALATAPAATAAAPHRARAHYVDCRSGTGPERGTRTAPWRTLAAVNAQRLGPGDQVLLKRGTRCTGTLAPNGAGAPGRPVRIAPYGSGAKPVIDGAGAPDTVLLRNTQWIEVSDLEITNAANPGTKRRGVRVVLSDYGTGRHYRLTGLDIHDIRGDDTKDNDGSAGILFSVTGSAKETRYDDVRVENNTLRTVDREGIFFASSWNQRPAISGYDPNGPHWVPSTGVVVRGNTLDDLGGDGIVMTATKNALVERNTLHGFQRRSAGYNAGMWPWNADGTVFQYNETSGGETTRDGMAYDVDEGSFGTVFQYNYSHDNAGGFFLVCSADGTLGDAVIRFNISQNDHFRGIETCRGSFSGVRFLHNTVYVGDGVSQTVVNENTTSRHEIAFDDNIVVKEGAGTATFALRSGGVTASHNVLYGIGATPSDPGGTTADPLLTRPGTATGYGDAGAAYALRAGSPALGAGAPLADAGTRDFAGNPVVPGAAPNIGAWNGSSSGR
- a CDS encoding putative leader peptide, translating into MDRAGIALVSRRHVDLCRMSSAMCPVS
- a CDS encoding M36 family metallopeptidase, whose translation is MPRRTTRRTPRGLLATAITTVALATLAAPASATTAPQAAVGPQGRIFMVNPVQSSGDQTLTDTKDSPTAVPASAYTLAALRNLDASGGLSGKWVTVRSNTGGAASVADAGTYDRQDDQFEQVMAYFWVNEAQEYLQSLGFGSELPGANDRAQPVRIDQWGADNSFFTDKKAEIRFGKGGVDDAEDAEVVVHEYGHAVHNAQVPGFGTSEEAGSIGEAWGDYLAASVGAYADAKYGWPHKTDLACIADWDSVSYTATAPHCLRRLDTGKTYADKVGEVHADGEIWSQALFDIRGALGARTADRVIVNAQFGFAPDTSFKDAALTTVATAQKMYGKSAADAVREAFQARGIPGV
- a CDS encoding GNAT family N-acetyltransferase, with the translated sequence MSNIAVTTWSLEQTAPSDLRPAAAPEGGDLRVVRAEVPSPEFSRFLYASVGGDILWTDRLSWTYARWQEVLGRPGTETWVAYEKGTPAGYVELEAQDDGVVEIVYFGLIPAFRGRRIGGHLLSYGVARAWDLAERWPDRTPTKRVWLHTCSKDGEHAMANYERRGFRLFDTKVEEEPEVATPGPWPGA